In the genome of Cryptomeria japonica chromosome 8, Sugi_1.0, whole genome shotgun sequence, one region contains:
- the LOC131857522 gene encoding probable FBD-associated F-box protein At1g32375: MDLKRNLVGLNDLPDSLLIYILSKVPLKQAVRCSLLCKRWKFICNLEVFEFSNNISFEIRDKLSKWIHQAVLKDNLEDKFRQSSFSISLLSDRSINSELPTLDETFNNERFSSEDRDGILLAGNTRYTALGVMQQLSNAVFPDFSASSSLKNLKRVHLNMTLFYDATRLLAYLLPRSPALKSISVSRKKGFDGARALRFINRVLNLQQQFPGTKILLSRDTVKEGRCLNCDLEDFH, from the exons ATGGACCTCAAAAGAAATCTAGTAGGCCTAAATGATCTCCCAGATAGCTTGTTGATCTATATTCTAAGCAAAGTTCCCTTGAAGCAAGCAGTGCGTTGTTCACTCCTCTGCAAAAGATGGAAATTCATCT GTAACCTTGAAGTTTTTGAGTTTAGCAACAATATCTCCTTTGAGATCAGAGACAAGCTTTCTAAGTGGATTCACCAAGCTGTTTTGAAAGAT AACCTTGAAGATAAATTCAGACAGTCTTCTTTCTCTATATCTCTGCTCTCCGATAGAAGCATTAACAGTGAGTTGCCCACGCTTGATGAGACTTTCAATAATGAAAGATTTTCGTCGGAGGACCGCGATGGAATTCTACTTGCCG GCAACACGCGCTACACTGCATTG GGTGTAATGCAGCAGTTGTCTAATGCCGTATTTCCAGATTTTTCTGCATCATCTTCACTGAAAAATCTAAAGCGGGTTCATCTGAATATGACACTTTTTTATGATGCTACACGCCTACTTGCCTATCTACTTCCACGCTCTCCTGCTCTGAAAAGTATATCAGTTTCCCGGAAGAAAGGATTTGATGGCGCTAGGGCTCTGCGATTTATCAACAGGGTGTTGAATCTTCAGCAACAATTTCCAGGAACCAAAATTCTCTTATCACGGGATACAGTGAAGGAAGGGAGATGCCTCAACTGCGATCTTGAAGATTTTCATTAA